One window of the Eucalyptus grandis isolate ANBG69807.140 chromosome 6, ASM1654582v1, whole genome shotgun sequence genome contains the following:
- the LOC104452079 gene encoding putative F-box protein At5g55150 produces MERTDRKKPCFHGTAGDWSDLPSPLIELIAYRLPLDDLIDFSETCSHWRNVVVRLQGGFQRRISLPWLMIANPTRPNSPGFFSLRRQSFYEFPLREVRRKRCLSSRGWIMTIGGNGNVRLFNPLSRGRARVKLSALKPDGYINVDIGKFALSACPLSSAESDIMVLGDIDRRLALWNYQDRAWTMVSPHRIYMDLIYHKGRFLAVDATGTIRAFPVKLDGPNPATDGRVVAWRPPGLVKLEHLKKHYLVECWGSLLVLSQEWRQGFVTSGFQAFLLDLEASTWTKINSLGDRSLFLGLNSSFSMEVIDRHGGIEPNCIYFTDDCTYNGTGGKDMGIYHMADGRIDPLLFDAMPHRPDSTPLWIEPNAG; encoded by the coding sequence ATGGAAAGGACCGATCGGAAAAAGCCCTGCTTCCATGGCACGGCGGGTGACTGGTCCGATCTCCCCTCGCCTCTGATCGAGCTCATCGCGTACAGACTCCCCCTCGACGACCTCATCGATTTCAGCGAAACATGTTCTCATTGGCGCAACGTCGTCGTCCGACTCCAAGGAGGTTTCCAGCGAAGGATCAGCCTCCCGTGGCTGATGATTGCGAACCCGACACGTCCCAACTCACCCGGCTTCTTCAGCCTGCGGCGGCAGAGCTTCTACGAGTTCCCCTTGCGGGAAGTGCGGCGCAAGAGGTGCTTGTCTTCGCGGGGTTGGATTATGACGATCGGGGGTAATGGGAACGTCCGGCTGTTCAATCCTCTATCCCGCGGGCGCGCCCGTGTCAAACTTTCGGCCTTGAAGCCGGATGGCTATATTAACGTGGACATCGGTAAGTTTGCGCTTTCGGCGTGCCCCCTTTCATCCGCCGAGTCCGACATCATGGTTCTCGGCGATATCGACCGGCGGCTGGCGCTGTGGAACTACCAAGACCGTGCGTGGACCATGGTGAGCCCCCACAGGATCTACATGGACCTAATTTACCATAAAGGCAGATTCCTAGCCGTGGACGCGACGGGAACGATCAGAGCGTTCCCCGTGAAACTAGACGGACCGAATCCCGCCACAGACGGCCGAGTCGTGGCGTGGAGGCCGCCCGGGTTGGTCAAATTGGAGCACTTGAAAAAGCATTATCTCGTGGAGTGCTGGGGATCGCTGCTGGTGCTATCCCAGGAATGGCGACAAGGGTTCGTGACCTCCGGTTTTCAAGCCTTCTTGCTCGACCTGGAAGCAAGCACTTGGACCAAGATCAACAGCTTGGGCGATAGATCTCTGTTTCTGGGTCTCAACTCGTCTTTCTCCATGGAGGTCATCGATCGACATGGCGGCATCGAGCCCAACTGCATATACTTCACGGACGATTGTACATACAATGGCACCGGAGGTAAAGACATGGGCATCTATCACATGGCTGACGGCCGAATTGACCCGCTCCTGTTCGACGCCATGCCGCACCGTCCCGATTCCACACCTTTGTGGATAGAACCCAATGCGGGCTGA
- the LOC104450154 gene encoding receptor-like protein kinase THESEUS 1: MFMGKMKLEKSVTLLLVVVLFEILCMKCQTAFVPTDNYLISCGSPQNITFQGRTFVPDSGQSSRVLRTGNSIVASSNASIPSPVYQYARVFSSIASYKFNIKQQGRHWVRLYFYPLPNSSHDLTASPITVVTDEFVLLNNFTFKNYNGSYMWKEYAINVTSDTLSLTFIPSNNSVSFVNAIEVVSIPDILLSGPALNVNPSSPFNGLSELAFETIYRLNMGGPLLTAQNDTLGRTWENDVKYLHVNSSAANVSVNPSSIKYHDAVTNEIAPNMVYATAENMGDANVPNVNFNITWVFSVDPDYKYFVRVHFCDIVSKALNSLVFNLYINSDNALGSFDISTYTGALNMPCYRDFISNSSDGSRTFTVSVGPDIMADDVNAIMNGLEIMKISNDAKSLNGSSHVQSLLPESSSKKSRIAIIVGCIVGGLVAVAFAVFCYCYLAARRSKTAHQPHPWLPLPLYGNSQTMTKMSTTSQKSGTASCISLASSNLGRFFTFQEILDATNKFDENLLLGVGGFGRVYKGTLEDGTRVAVKRGNPRSEQGLAEFRTEIEMLSKLRHRHLVSLIGYCDERSEMILVYEYMANGPLRSHLYGTDLPPLPWKQRLEICIGAARGLHYLHTGAAQSIIHRDVKTTNILLDENFVAKVADFGLSKTGPALDQTHVSTAVKGSFGYLDPEYFRRQQLTEKSDVYSFGVVLMEVLCTRPALNPVLPREQVNIAEWAMSWQKKGMLDQIMDPNLVGKVNPASLKKFGETAENCLAEHGVDRPSMGDVLWNLEYALQLEETSSALMEPEDNSTNHIPGIQLTPLEPFDNSTSMIDGGTDDDPEDAATSAVFSQLVNPRGR, translated from the coding sequence ATGTTCATGGGGAAGATGAAGCTGGAGAAGTCGGTGACCCTGCTTCTTGTGGTGGTTCTGTTTGAGATTTTATGTATGAAATGTCAAACGGCATTTGTGCCCACTGATAATTACTTGATATCCTGTGGTTCTCCGCAAAACATTACATTCCAGGGTCGAACATTCGTCCCCGATTCAGGGCAATCTTCCCGTGTGTTGAGAACGGGGAATTCCATTGTCGCTAGCTCCAATGCTAGCATTCCGTCTCCTGTCTATCAGTACGCTCGTGTTTTCTCCAGCATAGCCTCTTACAAATTCAATATCAAGCAACAGGGGCGCCATTGGGTCCGCCTCTACTTTTACCCCCTTCCAAATTCCAGCCATGACTTGACAGCTTCCCCTATAACCGTGGTGACTGATGAATTTGTACTCCTCAACAACTTTACTTTCAAGAACTATAATGGTTCCTACATGTGGAAAGAGTATGCAATCAACGTGACTTCAGATACGTTGAGTCTCACTTTCATCCCCTCGAACAACTCGGTCTCTTTCGTGAATGCGATTGAAGTCGTCTCAATTCCAGATATATTGCTGTCTGGTCCAGCTCTTAATGTAAATCCATCCTCCCCCTTCAATGGCCTCTCAGAACTTGCATTTGAAACTATTTACCGTTTGAATATGGGGGGTCCGCTGCTCACTGCTCAAAATGATACCCTTGGAAGAACTTGGGAGAATGATGTGAAATATCTCCATGTCAACAGCTCTGCCGCAAATGTCTCTGTCAACCCTTCATCGATTAAGTATCATGATGCCGTCACGAATGAGATAGCGCCTAATATGGTATACGCGACAGCAGAAAACATGGGAGATGCAAATGTTCCAAATGTGAACTTCAACATAACTTGGGTCTTCAGTGTTGATCCTGACTACAAGTATTTCGTGCGGGTGCATTTCTGTGATATAGTCAGCAAGGCCCTAAATTCTCTTGTGTTTAACCTCTACATAAACTCCGACAATGCTCTGGGAAGCTTCGATATTTCAACCTATACTGGTGCCTTGAATATGCCGTGCTACAGGGATTTCATCTCTAACTCTTCTGACGGATCAAGAACTTTTACTGTTAGCGTAGGTCCAGACATTATGGCCGATGACGTTAACGCCATAATGAATGGGCTGGAGATCATGAAAATCAGCAACGATGCAAAAAGCTTAAATGGATCCTCTCATGTTCAGAGCCTCCTTCCAGAGTCGTCTTCAAAGAAGAGCAGGATAGCAATTATAGTTGGCTGTATTGTTGGAGGCCTGGTTGCCGTGGCATTTGCTGTTTTCTGTTACTGTTACTTGGCAGCTCGGAGGTCGAAAACAGCTCACCAGCCACATCCGTGGTTACCACTGCCGTTATATGGAAATTCCCAGACCATGACAAAGATGTCCACAACCTCTCAAAAAAGTGGAACTGCTAGCTGCATTTCTTTGGCTTCCTCCAACCTAGGACGGTTCTTCACATTCCAAGAAATCCTAGATGCGACCAACAAGTTTGATGAGAACCTGCTTCTTGGTGTTGGTGGCTTTGGCAGGGTGTATAAGGGAACGCTTGAGGATGGAACTAGAGTTGCAGTCAAGAGAGGTAACCCTAGATCTGAGCAAGGGCTTGCTGAATTTCGGACTGAGATTGAAATGTTATCTAAGCTCCGCCACCGCCATCTGGTTTCTCTTATTGGCTATTGTGATGAGCGCTCAGAAATGATTCTCGTGTATGAATATATGGCAAATGGGCCACTCAGGAGCCATCTGTATGGAACAGATCTACCTCCTCTTCCATGGAAGCAGCGCCTAGAGATCTGCATTGGGGCTGCAAGGGGATTGCATTATCTCCACACGGGTGCAGCTCAAAGCATTATTCACAGAGATGTCAAGACCACAAACATTCTATTGGATGAGAATTTCGTTGCCAAGGTTGCTGACTTCGGCCTCTCGAAGACAGGGCCcgctctggatcagactcatgTTAGCACTGCGGTTAAGGGCAGTTTTGGTTACCTAGACCCCGAGTACTTCAGAAGGCAGCAGCTAACTGAGAAATCTGATGTGTATTCCTTTGGAGTTGTTTTAATGGAAGTTCTCTGCACTAGACCTGCTTTGAACCCTGTACTTCCAAGGGAGCAAGTGAATATTGCAGAGTGGGCGATGAGCTGGCAAAAGAAGGGTATGTTGGATCAAATCATGGACCCGAATCTTGTGGGGAAGGTTAACCCAGCATCTCTCAAGAAGTTTGGAGAGACTGCTGAGAACTGCCTGGCTGAGCATGGAGTGGATAGGCCGTCAATGGGGGATGTGCTGTGGAATCTCGAATATGCCCTCCAGCTTGAGGAAACATCCTC